DNA sequence from the Malus domestica chromosome 06, GDT2T_hap1 genome:
gatgcatagggtgacaaagcaatgacaatttacaagacaagaatTACACCAAAAAAGCTAGCTTTTAAGTTGCATCATGCTTAGAATGTCCTTAAGGATCGTCCAAGGTGGGGAACCGATGTGGATCAACAATAGGGAAAATTATTTCTTAGTGAAGCCCCGCCCCCAAATGATTTAAATGaaggtgttgaacaaatgaCCCCAACTTCTTCTTTTGCAAGCCCTTCGGGAAtagataagcaaaaggaaacaaagagaaaagagaaatccCAAGATCTGATGAGTGGACACATTGCTACCGGAATTGCAAAATTGAGCGAAACCCATAGCTCGCCAAGAAGAAGCGGCCCGAATGTGTTTGCAAATGAAGGAAGAAGTGGATAGGGAGCAAGAGAGGTTCGAAATAAATTTGATGATGGATGACCTCAACAAATACACTCAATAGAGGAAAAAGTACTTACGTGGTAAGCAAAAGGGATGCCACAATGAGTATATTTCAAGAAGATAATTCATCTCAAGACTATATCCCAAGTCCACCACTAAGTCCATTGCCAAATCAAGATCgtggatatcattattaagtttatgtagtttatGAACTTTttattgtattaagtttatgtggtttattaattatcgtttgtattaagtttatgtactTTATTAATTGTTGTgtgtattaattattgtttctattaatctagatgccttcaataattaTTGTACTTATTATTCCACACTTTGATGTAGAatagatgccttcaataattcAACCTCCATTCAATAATTTATCTAACGTACTACACAAAATACTTTGCACCAGAAGAcacttaaatttattactagaaaATACCAACATAATACACTTAAAACTATTACATAAATGCTCAACCAATATCATCAACGGTCACCTTTTTGGTGCCATACATGCTCAACCAAATCCTTACGGAGTGTGTCATGACCTTGAGGAGCTTGAATTCTATTTAAACGTCTCATATACTCAATCTATGTGACCCTATCCTGTAGGGTCTTATATGTGGTTTTAGCGAGATATTCAACATCTCTTACAATAGCTTTGTctgaatcttcttcaatttcgatgtacttatcttccacaatcatattGTGCAAAATTAAgcacgtcatcatgattgaATGGAGGAATTCGGTATGCCAAAGTCGTGCATGCCTTCTAACAATGGCCTATCGACCTTGTACGATCATGAACACTCTTTCCACATCCTTCCTATAAGACTCTTGCCTTTGCgaaaataatttcttctttGCACTATTGGGATAAGAAAAACTTTTGGCAAAGGTAGACCAACTAGGATAAATACCATAAGTTAGGTAGTAACCTAGCTCATACCTATTACCATTTACCTTATACCGAAATTCTGGTGCCCATCCATTGACAACATCATCGAACAGAGATGAAGACTAAAGAACATTGATGTCGTTGTTTGATCCAGGAACACTGAAGAATGCATGCCAAATTCATATGTCGTAAGATGCCACAACCTCTAGCACGATGGTTGGCTTGTTATGACGGCCTTTGAATTGGCCAGCTTATGTAGTAGGATAATTCTTCCACTTCCAATACATACAATCAAGACTTCTTATCATGTTAGGGAAGCCTCTTTTGTCTGCCTTACATAGAAGCCTTTTCAAGTCTTCACGATTTGGCTTGCGGAGGTATGTGGATCCATATATGGCTTGAATTGCATGATATAAATGCTTCAGGTTCTCAATAATAGTACTCTTCGCAAGTCGGCAATACTCGTCAGTTGAGTATGCGAAGCACCCATTAGCTAGCATTCGAAATGCAGATGTGAGCTTCTGATGAGGTGATAGATTTTGTCGGCCTACGACATCTATCTTCCTTGCAAAGTAGTGGTCATGACTGACAACTGCATTCAATACGCTTTCAAAAAGCTCTATTCTCATGCGAAACCGCATGCGAAAATGATGAGCAGGAAATCTCAGATGCTTGATGAAATAATTTTTCATCATTCGGTCATGACACTCTTCTCTATCACGCTGCAAAAATAAATGCCTCGTGACAGAACCACGATGGCTAGATTCAGCATGGTGCTCATATTGCATAAGCGAGTTTGCAAGTTCAGCTTCGGTGTTGATCATTTCTTCATCCTCAATGTCAAGCCTTGCTTGTTATTGTGGCATCTGCATTGCCCTGCTACGCTTTCTTCTATCAcccattgatgagatattgatgatttttaggaaacaaaaacactttgaaagtTGAAATTGGTCCTATGGTTATATAAAGGATGATTGATGAAAGTAgaacggttggtgaaagttgaaattttggtgaaagttgaaagtttggtgaGTTTCATATgtcgatttagtgatttttcaatttttattggaatttaaatatttttaaattaaaatgttcataaaattaaattacgaTAATCcgcatattcttttttttttttataaagttaatttaagaaaaaaattagcctaagttcattctttaataattccgggttaaattttaggccagaagggttagagcagaaaaactgtttctaggttaaaatctaaatttaatgggctaaaaattttaggttttaagccaagggttggagatagtCTTAGACCCACTCCAACCcttggagtaaaactcaaatttaggTTCTAAACTTACCTTAATTTACTCCAACCCTTGTGGCAAATATGAGTTAAAGGTCCAAACTCATTTCAGGGCCAAATTTAGCCCAGGATTCCCTCAGGGTTAGTGAGGCTGGTCtaccatatatgtatatttttcttttagttttacatttatagattcattgaattcaacggttaagatctaatttgatgaaatccaacggtaaaaaaaaaaatctgatggtccaaatttaaatccaacagttaaagtaattaatttttttatgcgtttcatattctttcatagtgtttcacgagtttcatggtgtcggttagtgatttttcaatatttgtcgGAATTTAAacatttttaggttaaaatgttcataaaattaaattaggatagtctacataattttttcttttaaaaagttacttcaagaaaaaaaattagcgtaaattcattctttaatgatttgggctaaaattttaacccACAAGGGTTTGAGCAAAAAAGTTGTTTCTGAGTTAAAACctaagggcttgtttggtattatatttgaaattttttatcatttctcaaaacatttcttaagaactTTTCTtgtaaacaattttctttaagactcaaaagCTTGTTTGGTAtgcgatttaaaaattttaaatcttacaacttaaactgGATAAAGAGATCTCAAAAGAGAGGGTCGAgggagaaagatgagagaaaaggaaagaaagtaagacatgattggaggaaagagaaggaagagagaggatcagaggagatagagaggaagagaagtgagagaaagaactgggagaaagaaaagagtggattggaggagagatgaagaagatcaaaaaagaaaaagaaaaaagaagggggagatagaaagaagaaaagataaatttggagtgagaggggaggagggagagaaaagaaagaaattaaaaactcacgttttgtttttttagagAATATATTACATTTTTGCGCTAGTCTTGatttcagtttttgaaaataggCTTACCGAATAAGTTTTTAAggtctaaaacttgaaaattatttttgagtttaaaaagttggattcaagtatAGTACCAAATATGccctaaattttctgggctaaaaattttaggttttagcctAAGAGTTGTACATGGTCTTAGTGTAGATCATATTGTTTattttagaataaaaaaaaaagaaaaagacagtGATCTCATACATTGAGTCCAAACtagtgtttaaatttttttcattacaatcgatattttcatgaaaatatccaaaaaaatcatagaaaaatatggaaatgaGGGGTGAAATCTAAACTTCACATCCTATAAGAGAAACTAAGTTTAGGTTAAAATGACAGATATCGTTGATAATTCTGACACatctattaaatttaaaaaaaacacttatatTTCGTCCAAACCAATGTTTGACAATCtttaaagtttcattttaaatttctatTATTTCCATTGAAAGAAGCTGATATTGTTATCAATATTTAATATATCCTCGACATTTCCCAACGATCTTCCCATATTCTAACCTAATATTTAATCTAATAAATTtatcgtttgataaaaaaaaaaaaaaagaaaaaaaaaatcttctctCTGTTGCCTACAACAATCTTGAACATTTTGCAATGACCTCCCTAGCTGCACATATGCTTTTCCTTATTTGTCGGTTGGGCTTCCAAAAATTTGGATATAGATTTTCAGATATTTTAAACACTCCAAAACCAAGACAGGGAACGAAAACGATGCCTTTAATGTATAGGGACGGATCTCTTTCATTTAATTCATCAAATTAAGAAGTTTGaatccttaaaatttgatcaaatatttaaaattattataatttttaaaaagatCTTTGTTTGTAAAATCAAATTTCATATATCCGAATCTTTTGATTTGACGAATTATATGGAAGGGATGCGAATATGATGTTTGGCCTTTTAATGGCATCGAGCCCGACACGCAGACCATAGAGAGGCGCCAATCGACATCACCTTTATAAAGCATACACCGCCAATGACCCACACTCAACCAACAGTCAACCCTCAGAATCGTATGCTTTCCCGCCACGTAAGATCACATAACCCTTCCGCACACACGGCTACATTGCACTGGTCGGAACACAATAACAATCCGTTCCGCGCAACAGAGAATCGATGATGCGGGCCGCATTTTCCAGTGGTATAAGTAGGTCGCGTCGTCTGGAAGCCAACACTTGGCGATTTCTTCCGATATCAGTCGGTCGAAATGAGATAGCAATTTGGGAGGAAGATTAAGCCGGCGAAGAGAAGATGTTGGAGGATCAGGTGGCGAACCTCCTGCAGAGGTACTTGGGGGACTACGTGAGGGGGCTCAACAAGGAGGCCCTCAAGATCAGTGTCTGGCGAGGTTCGTTCGTTCGTTCCTTCCTTGGAAATGCTTCCTAAATAGAGTCATGACAACAACATATAAAGGCacatttcaatttgtttttttggcAGAAATATCAGTATAAtgataagaaaattaaatatcTACTAGAGAGTCTAGTAGATATTTAATTTTCTGTACATTTTCTCTTATCTATTGCACTTTCATCTTTTCATttcaaaaagaggaaaaaaaaaaacacttattaCGATGGAGCTTGAGAACCTTATTACATATTTCTTGCTAAATGTGAAATAGGTGATGTGGAGCTAAAAAATATGCAGCTGAAGCCTGAGGCACTCAATGCACTAGAATTACCAGTGAAGGTTAAGGCAGGATTTCTTGGATCAGTGAAACTTAAGGTGCGAGACTAGCATCAATATTTatgattttgttgatttttttggcTTATTTGAATGTTGATCAGCTCTGTATTGGACAATACGTGAGACATTTGACTTCATTCTAATAATGGTCTGTATTATGTTTGGAAGTCTCATATAATTGCCTTGGATCTATCTCATAATAAAATTGAACTCATGTATATATCATTTACTGGCTTTACAAGATAAAATTACTGATATGTGGAAACTTTATCATTGCCTTGTTCACATAATAAAAATGATCCTGTTTATATTAACTTCGGTGGTTACACAAggcatacaacaacaacaaccaagccttatcccattaagtggggtcggctatatgaatcttagaatacCAATGCGCTTAGGTTTTTCGCCATGTCTTTTGTTAGCTCCAAGTACTCCatatcttttcttaaagtctatttccaagtcttcctagttcttcctctaccccttttaCCTTGAGCCTTCGTCTCATAGTTGCATCTTCTAATCGAAGCATTTGTAGGTCTTCGGTTCACGtgtccaaaccaccttaacCAATTCTTTCAACTTATCTTCATTTGCAGCACTCTTACTTTTCCTCGGATACCTCGTTCTTAATCCTATTctttctcatgtgcccacacattCAACGAAGCATTCTTATCTCCGCTACTCATATTTTGCACGAGGTGATTTTTGAACGCCCAACATTCCATGCCATTAatgctggccttattgccgtcctataaaattttctcttaagtggcatacgacgatcgCATAACACACCCagtgcactcttccacttcatccatccagcttgtaatTTTGTGGTTTAGATCTTCATCTAATTCTcccttcttttgcaagatagatccaagATAGTGAAAGCAttcacactttggtacttaatGATCTTCAATCCGCATTCCTATCTCATTTGGACCCATTTCCAAtcaacttgcactccatatacttTGTCTTTGACCTAATTTGGTCAAGACCTTTAGATTTCAATACTTCCCGCCAAAGGTAAAGCTTCACATTTACTCCCTCGTGTTTTTCATATATCAGCACTATATCATTCgcaaaaagcatacaccaaggggTATCATCTTGAATGTGTCCCATTGACTcgtccattaccaatgcaaaaaggtaaggacttaaagtTGAGCTGTGGTGTAACCCTGCACAAGACATAATTCTTTATATTCTGAAATGGGGTTACTCTTTATGTGAAAGCTTTAGCAGTAATTCAGGGAGGAAAGAGTGCCAAGTATTGTGGGGAtgtgggatttttttttatttttttgtttgtttgactAATTTGGGTTGGATAAGCATTTTCAGATGGTCAAGTATTGGTCCTTGCTATGGTCTTCAATGACGAAAGAGTTCAAGGATTGCTCCTTTCTGCTATTCTTCTAGAATGGAAAGATGCAGGATGCCATATAGGTTGTGAATGAGGCCATTCTGGAAGTGGAAACAGTTGTATATCTGTTCCACGTTGTGTGTTTTGTCTTGTTTACTCAAGTGGGTCAGTGGTCCACCATGATGTATTTTTGTTAAGTAAAAGGTAATTTGATGCCATTCATTAGCTTTCAAGGAACAATTTGGGAATGCAAGCAGAGATGTCAAGATGCATGATGCATTATGGAATTAAAAACATTGTTCTCGTTATGGTTTCCTAGTTAAATGAGGTACAGGAAGAGTGTTTCTTTGGAGTTGTAAGGGTGCCGAATGACTTGAATTGTAATAGTTAGAGTGGGTGCGGGAAGGTCATTGACTAGTAATTTGAAGTCTTTCGGTTTGGAAGATGTGATGTCTGTGGAATTCAATAATTTTGCTATATATATTTGGTgagaatatatgtgtgtgtgtgtgtgtatttttctTCCATTCATCGTAGGATTGAATTGCATTTTCTTTTTCCTGTTAAATTGGCTTTTCTTGCAAAAATTTGTATTACTTTTAACGATCTTTTTTGAAAACCCTCCACTGTAATAATTTATAGATAGTACTATAGATAGCTGGCATATATCTACGTCATTCATAACTTTTTaaatttgtgttttcttttgttttctttgccgAAAATGCTGAAGGGATTTGTGCATAATTACAAAGGTGACACCAGATGTTAAGTTTATGTAGATGCTGTATTATGACTTTGGGATGAACATATTGTTGGATGATTGCAATTTCACCTCCTATTTACTTCCTTAGTATGcgctttatttttatttttgaatttacTGCCGGTATTTTGTTGTGTGGAATATTGTTCACTTCTTATGATATCTGTAATTAACTGCCTTTCTCCAATGaggttattttattttcttgaacCAAGGTTCCATGGAGCAGGCTTGGCCAGGATCCAGTTTTAGTTTCTTTGGACCGCATTTTTCTGTTAGCTGAACCTGAAACTCAAGTTGAAGGATCCAGTGAGGATGCTGTACAGGAAGCTAAGAAAAACCGAATTCGGGTGAGACATAGTAATCAGTTTGTGGAATGATAGTGTTCTTTGCCAATAGCTGAGTGACCATTTTGTATTGTTTCCCTTCTAAATAGGaaatggaaatgaagcttttagAGAGGACGCAGCAACTAAAGTCAGACATGGTAGGATTGATCATAATCCAAGTGCCATGACATGTGAAGTTTGTCATTATGAAATTCTGATATTAGTAGGTTTGCATGTGTACCTAGTATGTCTAATGCACACTGTACAGTGCACATATCCAACTTTACCTTTATCTTATTTGACCTTGCTCCTACACATTGGTTTGAAATGCAACATTTGCTTTATTATGATTATGctcaatacaacaacaacaaagccttttcccactaagtggggtcggctatatgaatcctagaacgccattgcgcttggTCGTGTGTCATGTCCtatgttagatccaagtactctaagtcttttcttagagtctcttcccaAGTCGTATCTTATTTGACCTTGCTCCTACACATTGGTTTGAAATGCAACATTTGCTTTAATATGATTATGCTCAATATTGAACTTTATCTTCCATATATTTCTTTTGCTAGAATTCCTATGTTCTTTATGTTTTATGATATTCTACCTATatataatttgtttttctttgaagAATACATCATGGTTAGGATCCCTGATCAGCACAATAATTGGAAATTTGAAActttcaatttcaaatattcACATCAGATACGAGGATATTGAAAggtaaaagaaacaaaaaaaccacTTTGAATGTTGTGCTATTTTTTAATTCCTATGTCTTGAGCTTATGCTTTTGTCTTCTATGGTATAGCAACCCGGGCCATCCGTTTGCAGCAGGCATAACCTTGGAAAGCCTTTCCGCTATGACAGTTGATAGCAACGGAAATGAAACATTTGTCACTGGGGGTGCTCTAGACTGTATACAGAAGGTTCTTTTTCATCATGTCATGAAATTATAATTGCCAGTTGCCACACAATATTCAGTTTCTCTTCCACGTTTAAAATGTTATAAGTACTTATGCTTTTATAAGAAAAAAGAACTTTCATAAATGGAAAGTGAGAGATTGCATTACATAGGAAAGGGTTTCCAGTTCCACTGACGTCCAGCTCTTCACTAAAAAGTCTATAGACaataataaaacaaagaaagaaaatacaatataaaaaGAACATAGACAGAACAAACAACAGAATAACAGAAGCAAAATAGTCCCAACTCCGAAGCTATTGTAACCCGTAATGATGCCGAAGTCGAACCCTCCCACAAATTACCTGCTCAGCATTTAGTATTCTCATATACCTCTCCATCCAAACTTCCAAAAATGTTAATGCAACGTCACTGTATTTTCACGTAtcgttcaatttttttatatttatttcttatattCCTGGGATCCTTTCATTGACTGATTAAAACTGTATtttagaaaaaaagaagaagcattTCTTATACTAGTGAATCACTTGGCCTCATCAATATGTTGGTCCCTACCATGTTTGTTGATGTTATGATCTGGCATTGTTTGCAGTCTGTTCAACTCGATCGGCTTGCACTTTATTTGGATTCTGATATTGCTCCATGGCATGTTAACAAACCATGGGAGGATTTGCTTCCATCAGAGTGGGTCCAGGTATATGTTCAATGAATGCTTTTTAACACTAATAAATATTAAATAGATCAGACGCACCTGCATGTACCCGTGCATACGcatttatatattaattttggcaTTTCAGGTTTTTAGATTTGGTACTCAATATGGTAAACCAGCGGATAGATTACCCAAAAGGCACACTTACATACTGGAACCTGTGTCTGGCAATGCTAAGTACTCAAAACTACTGCCAAATGAATTAGCTGATAGCGGCCAGCCTTTGCACAAAGCAGCAGTTAATTTGGATGATGTGACTCTCTGTTTGCCAAAGGTTAATTTCCATCTTACTTCTATCCTTTCAGATTTGATACTGGTAGGTAATTTGATTCGCTTAAAAGCTATTGAGTATTATTTGTTTGCAGGATGGATACATGGATGTGCTAAAGTTAGCAGATAATATTGCTGCATTTAATCAGCGATTGAAGTATGCTCATTATCGTCCACATGTCTCTGTAAAATCTAACCCTAGATCTTGGTGGAAGTATGCTTATAGAGTTGTTGCTGACCAAATGAAGAAGGCAAGGTATCAGCTcttgttgtttttattttattttttaatttaatttaatttctaatttttttaattatccaCCCTTATGAATTGTTGGTGAGTAATTTGTGTTTCTGATGGATTTCTTGgccattttgtttttgtattttcatatcTCTTTAATATATTTTAACTCCTATGAAGAGAATATTTaaaattctcctttgcttgatACGTTCACATATATGATATTTTTATCCCAAAATGTTGAAATACTTATTTGAAAGAGTAAAGAAAAGGGCTTCTTATCTAACCAgctaatttagaaaaaaaaaaaattcattgtgctctccaaactttctatacttagaataaaaacacttgtgaggagtgcaCAATGAGggttttggagtgccaataacttacccatttttttttcaatgcatTCTAATTTGTGCAATTTTTATTCACAGAATGAAACTGACAGCGAACTTCATTTATATGCTCTGAAACAAAAGTtggattatattttttttatttgcttaaAGTAATATCTTTGTGGCAGTGGGAGATTGTCATGGGACCATGTTCTGAAGTATGCAAGCTTGCGTAAAAGATATATCTCTCTATATGCTTCACTTCTTAGATCTGATCCTCGTCGGTTAGTGGTTGATGACAACCAAGATATTGAGGAGCTAGATCGTGGGCTTGATGTTGAACTGATACTCCAGTGGAGGTATCCTTTTCTTGTAAATGTATTAACTGATGGCAATAATGCTAGACAAGCCACGTCTTTGTACCATATTTTAATCCCACATGATGTGGTGAGTGATGTGTACGTGCCATGTCAATTAGTGATATGATCTTGTTGGATATTGATTATATATTTGTCAAGTGGTATTAAATTACGGTATGCTTAACAGTACTCTTGTGATAGGTGGCGTTAAGTTTATTTGCTTAGATATAACATTGTATGTTACTTGAAATGGTTTTATGTCAGATGGATTTTGATAGTATTGTTGTATCAATCGTGCAGGATGTTGGCTCACAAGTTTGTAGAGCAGTCATTAGAGTCGGACCTTGCGTCGAGGAAACAGAAAGCAAAGAAACCTTGGTGGGGATGGTAATAATTTTACCTTCAAATATGAAACTAGGTTGTTCGACACCCTATTTATTTGCATATACTGAGGCttgatatttgtttttctttgccTTCATTCTATCTACTGTTCCAGGGGGAGTCGGTCCAAGAAAGGTGAGAGTGAGCCATTTAGTTTCAGTGAGGAAGACTGGAAGCAGTTAAGTAGCATCATTGGCTATAAGGAAAGTGATGATAATGTCTCAGTTATAAGTAATGACAAGGTGGATGCTCTTCAGACATCCTTGAGCATTTGCATGAAACATAATGCTACTAAGCTTGTTGATGAGTCCCTGGAGTGTCTTGCTGAGTTATCATGTGAAGGCTTGGATTGCTTTATAAAGCTTTATCCAGAGGCAAAGATTTTTGACATGAAATTAGGATCATACAAGTTATCCACGCCGAGTGGTCTCCTTGCAGAGGTAGGCCTTTATCCTGATGTGTTCCTTGTCATTTTTCAATCCACATTTGTGGCTTAATTCCCTACGTGATTAGTAAAACAACATATCATCTACTTACTTCCCTGCAGAGTGCAAGTGCCTATGATTCTTTAGTTGGCACGTTCTGTTATAGGCCTTTCAACAAAAATGTGGACTGGagcttggttgctaaagcttcTCCTTGTTACGTGACAGTATGTTTCTGCTATGCct
Encoded proteins:
- the LOC139196744 gene encoding uncharacterized protein; its protein translation is MINTEAELANSLMQYEHHAESSHRGSVTRHLFLQRDREECHDRMMKNYFIKHLRFPAHHFRMRFRMRIELFESVLNAVVSHDHYFARKIDVVGRQNLSPHQKLTSAFRMLANGCFAYSTDEYCRLAKSTIIENLKHLYHAIQAIYGSTYLRKPNREDLKRLLCKADKRGFPNMIRSLDYKYIEIEEDSDKAIVRDVEYLAKTTYKTLQDRVT